A single genomic interval of Methylocystis sp. IM3 harbors:
- the tnpC gene encoding IS66 family transposase produces MDAADAELARENAALKAALAVAQTKALEVAAELAVARAKASEDMALIAQQKLRIAKLERQIFGQRSERSVRLIDQLALTFEELEAAATEDELAAEKAVVRTTVAGFTRKRPERTTFPDHLPRERVVIEAPTACECCGSARLRKLGEDVTRTLETTPRQWKVIETVREKFTCRDCEKISQAPAPFHVIARGWAGASLLAMIVFEKFGQHQPLNRQAERYALEGVPIALSTMADAVGSVCTALDPLLRRVEAHVMAAERLHGDDTTVPVLAKGKTDTGRCWIYARDDKPFGGAGPPAAMFYYSRDRRGEHPQAHLAGYSGILQADAYDGYNRLYLADRKPGPVKEAACWVHARRPFFAMADLDENARRKAAGKKEIPLSPIAIEVVRRIDVLFEIERSINGKSAEERLAVRHTLSRPLVDDLQDYLRTQAARLSRGHDLVKAINYMLKRWAAFTLFLEDGRVCMSNNAAERGLRGIALGRKSWLFCGSDRGGQRAAAMYSLVVTARMNGVDPQAWLADVLSRIALHPAHRLDELLPWNWVAKGPAAFARVA; encoded by the coding sequence ATGGATGCCGCTGACGCCGAGCTTGCCCGCGAGAACGCCGCCCTGAAAGCGGCGCTGGCCGTCGCTCAGACAAAGGCCCTGGAAGTTGCGGCGGAATTGGCGGTCGCCCGCGCGAAAGCGTCGGAAGACATGGCGCTGATCGCGCAACAGAAGCTTAGGATCGCGAAACTGGAGCGCCAGATCTTCGGGCAGCGGTCTGAGCGGTCCGTGAGATTGATCGATCAACTGGCGCTCACCTTCGAGGAGTTGGAAGCTGCGGCGACGGAAGACGAGCTTGCGGCCGAAAAGGCTGTCGTCAGGACGACTGTCGCAGGATTTACGCGCAAGCGTCCGGAGCGCACTACATTCCCCGACCACCTTCCTCGCGAGCGCGTCGTGATTGAGGCGCCGACGGCATGCGAATGCTGCGGGAGCGCGCGTCTGCGCAAGCTCGGCGAGGATGTGACGCGCACATTGGAAACGACGCCCCGTCAGTGGAAGGTGATCGAGACGGTGCGGGAGAAGTTCACCTGCCGGGATTGCGAGAAGATCAGTCAGGCGCCGGCCCCATTCCACGTGATTGCGCGAGGATGGGCGGGGGCGAGCCTGCTGGCGATGATCGTGTTCGAGAAGTTTGGCCAACACCAGCCTTTGAACCGCCAGGCCGAGCGCTATGCCCTGGAAGGCGTGCCGATCGCGCTGTCGACGATGGCCGACGCGGTGGGCTCGGTCTGCACGGCCCTCGATCCTCTGCTCCGCCGTGTGGAAGCTCATGTCATGGCGGCCGAACGCCTGCATGGCGACGACACGACCGTGCCGGTTTTGGCCAAAGGCAAGACTGATACCGGGCGGTGCTGGATTTATGCTCGAGACGACAAACCGTTCGGCGGCGCCGGGCCGCCGGCGGCGATGTTCTACTATTCGCGCGATCGCCGGGGCGAACATCCACAGGCGCATCTGGCGGGATATTCCGGCATCCTGCAAGCCGACGCCTATGACGGCTACAACAGGCTCTATCTGGCGGATCGCAAGCCGGGTCCGGTCAAGGAGGCGGCGTGCTGGGTTCACGCACGGCGCCCGTTCTTCGCCATGGCGGATCTGGATGAGAACGCGCGCCGCAAAGCGGCGGGTAAAAAGGAAATCCCTTTGTCGCCGATCGCGATCGAGGTGGTGCGCCGCATCGACGTCCTTTTCGAGATCGAGCGGTCCATTAACGGTAAGAGCGCCGAAGAACGCCTGGCGGTTCGCCACACGCTGAGCCGACCGCTGGTCGATGATCTGCAGGACTATTTGCGCACGCAGGCAGCGAGGCTCTCGCGCGGGCATGATCTGGTCAAGGCGATCAATTACATGCTCAAACGTTGGGCGGCGTTCACGCTGTTCCTTGAAGATGGACGCGTGTGCATGTCCAACAATGCCGCGGAACGAGGGCTAAGGGGCATCGCGCTCGGAAGAAAATCATGGCTGTTCTGCGGGTCGGACCGCGGAGGGCAGCGGGCCGCGGCCATGTATAGTCTCGTTGTCACCGCACGGATGAATGGCGTCGATCCGCAGGCTTGGCTCGCCGACGTCCTCTCGCGCATCGCCCTCCATCCCGCACACCGCCTCGATGAACTGCTGCCCTGGAATTGGGTGGCAAAAGGTCCGGCAGCCTTCGCTCGTGTCGCCTGA
- the tnpB gene encoding IS66 family insertion sequence element accessory protein TnpB (TnpB, as the term is used for proteins encoded by IS66 family insertion elements, is considered an accessory protein, since TnpC, encoded by a neighboring gene, is a DDE family transposase.): MIPVPSGVRVWIATGHTDMRRGMQGLALQVQEQLKRDPHAGDLYIFRGRRGDLAKILWHDGVGLSLYAKRLDRGKFIWPSATAGAVSISAGQMAYMLEGIDWRNPQLTWRPERAG; this comes from the coding sequence ATGATTCCGGTTCCGAGCGGCGTGAGGGTCTGGATTGCGACCGGCCATACCGACATGCGCCGCGGCATGCAGGGGCTGGCGCTGCAGGTGCAGGAGCAATTGAAGCGCGACCCGCACGCGGGCGATCTCTACATCTTCCGTGGCCGCCGTGGCGATCTCGCCAAAATTCTCTGGCATGACGGCGTCGGCCTGTCGCTTTACGCCAAGCGTCTGGATCGCGGGAAGTTCATCTGGCCGTCGGCGACGGCAGGGGCGGTTTCGATCTCGGCGGGGCAGATGGCCTATATGCTGGAAGGGATCGATTGGAGAAACCCGCAACTGACCTGGCGGCCGGAACGCGCCGGATAG
- the tnpA gene encoding IS66-like element accessory protein TnpA translates to MSTDHHDEDSVSPERRRRRSWTLEEKRGIVGECLEGGASIAEVARRHDLNANQLFSWRRQFGVEAAAPKELAPILPVTISRDATADYSDRGSNGQMEIVLAGGDRILVWADVEPAALSRVLEALSRR, encoded by the coding sequence ATGTCGACAGACCATCATGACGAGGATTCCGTATCACCAGAGCGCCGCCGCCGCCGATCTTGGACCCTGGAGGAGAAGCGCGGCATTGTCGGCGAATGCCTCGAGGGCGGCGCCTCGATCGCCGAGGTCGCGCGACGCCACGACCTCAACGCCAACCAGCTCTTCTCTTGGCGTCGGCAGTTTGGCGTTGAGGCGGCGGCGCCGAAGGAGCTCGCGCCGATCCTGCCCGTAACAATCTCGCGGGATGCGACGGCGGACTATTCCGATCGAGGGTCGAACGGCCAGATGGAGATTGTTCTCGCCGGGGGCGATCGGATCCTCGTGTGGGCGGACGTGGAGCCGGCGGCGCTGTCACGGGTGCTGGAGGCATTGTCGCGGCGATGA
- a CDS encoding tyrosine-type recombinase/integrase, translated as MKQAQVLTERDIKLVLAHIARSSYPARNRCMFMLALCSGMRVGELAALNVADVVDAKGKVREQILLRSHQTKGHEARTVLLNVQAQAEVERYLRTIDRSGNEPLFKSKACKRFSANSLVQVFGRMFDACGLDTATSHSMRRSFITNLAHKGVNVRVLAALAGHSSISTTQRYIDLNENVLRAAVELV; from the coding sequence ATGAAGCAGGCACAGGTACTCACAGAGCGAGACATTAAACTCGTTTTGGCTCACATAGCACGGTCATCGTATCCTGCACGGAATAGATGCATGTTTATGCTTGCATTGTGTTCGGGCATGCGTGTCGGTGAGTTGGCGGCATTGAATGTTGCGGACGTGGTTGATGCAAAGGGTAAGGTGCGAGAGCAGATATTGCTGAGATCGCATCAGACAAAGGGGCATGAAGCGAGGACCGTGCTGCTAAATGTCCAAGCACAAGCGGAGGTCGAGCGTTATTTGCGGACCATAGACCGAAGCGGAAACGAGCCATTGTTTAAGAGCAAGGCTTGCAAAAGGTTCTCAGCAAACAGCTTGGTTCAGGTGTTTGGTCGCATGTTCGATGCATGCGGACTGGACACGGCTACGTCGCACTCGATGAGACGTAGCTTTATAACGAACCTGGCTCATAAAGGGGTTAACGTGCGGGTGTTGGCTGCACTAGCTGGGCATAGCAGCATTTCCACAACCCAGCGTTACATCGACTTGAACGAGAACGTGCTTAGGGCTGCGGTCGAGCTTGTTTAA
- a CDS encoding tyrosine-type recombinase/integrase, whose product MALKKQTFEDDEIAIFDEAIIYKRGDYWHFRMWLAGEGKYARKSLKTRSRSTAIDKGKAAYLELYANAQAGKKYFSLTTKEAVAKYLECRRKDVEAGIIVSGRWSTIKTHLEHWLEFIGRDTKIKELERTDCEDYFHSRIKKNKKALPASQTTIANEQSTINAMMRWLFRNNEAVIDGFDFKKLPKIDKKDDTIRRSTFTPAEIDDIGVAIGRYWDRDKNKLDEKEWLSRKLACYYFLIASVTGLRTGEQRQLQWGDLVWTGRNKDGVGVPLIQIKVRAETSKVRQSREFMVRDNGYFTELRQLVTPLYATRHVGKCPVFSLDGEKAITERALLYHFGKIMELAEIADLANRNIVPYSFRHYFITQKLVHGLTHRQVADMCGTSITQIEKTYYHVDRDIMVENALADHGMDNDGIMVRLDDDD is encoded by the coding sequence ATGGCGCTGAAGAAGCAGACATTTGAAGACGATGAAATCGCCATTTTTGATGAGGCGATTATCTACAAGCGTGGCGATTATTGGCACTTCCGCATGTGGCTTGCGGGAGAAGGAAAATACGCACGTAAAAGCCTTAAAACACGCAGTAGAAGCACTGCAATAGATAAAGGCAAAGCAGCCTATTTGGAGCTGTATGCGAATGCACAAGCAGGTAAAAAGTACTTCTCACTGACAACCAAAGAAGCCGTCGCCAAATATCTCGAATGTCGCAGAAAGGATGTTGAAGCTGGCATCATAGTCAGTGGTCGATGGTCAACGATTAAAACGCATTTGGAGCATTGGCTGGAGTTTATTGGGCGAGACACGAAGATAAAAGAGCTTGAGAGGACAGATTGCGAAGACTACTTCCACAGTCGCATCAAAAAGAACAAAAAGGCACTGCCAGCGAGCCAAACGACGATTGCGAATGAGCAGAGCACCATCAACGCAATGATGCGGTGGCTGTTTAGGAATAATGAGGCTGTGATTGACGGGTTTGACTTTAAGAAACTGCCAAAAATTGACAAGAAAGACGATACGATAAGACGGTCAACATTTACTCCGGCTGAAATTGATGACATTGGCGTTGCGATTGGAAGGTACTGGGATAGGGATAAGAATAAGCTGGATGAGAAAGAATGGCTGTCTCGTAAGCTGGCTTGCTATTACTTCCTCATTGCAAGCGTTACGGGGTTGCGGACAGGTGAGCAGCGTCAGCTACAATGGGGAGATTTGGTTTGGACAGGACGCAACAAGGATGGCGTCGGTGTGCCACTAATACAAATCAAAGTCCGTGCTGAAACATCAAAAGTACGCCAAAGCAGGGAGTTTATGGTAAGAGATAATGGCTACTTTACAGAGTTACGGCAGCTTGTAACACCACTTTATGCAACCAGACACGTAGGAAAATGTCCTGTATTCAGCTTGGATGGTGAGAAGGCGATAACAGAACGTGCGTTGCTATACCATTTTGGAAAAATAATGGAGTTGGCTGAGATAGCTGACCTCGCAAACCGAAACATTGTTCCTTACAGCTTCCGTCACTACTTTATTACCCAAAAGCTTGTACATGGCTTAACACACCGACAGGTTGCGGATATGTGTGGCACAAGCATCACGCAGATTGAAAAGACATATTACCACGTTGATAGAGACATCATGGTAGAGAATGCGTTAGCGGACCACGGCATGGATAATGATGGTATTATGGTGCGATTAGATGATGATGATTAG
- a CDS encoding DNA methyltransferase → MLTKAEIIARAQKFSNDWKDAKDEIAEKQSFWDALFLVYGTPRKNVAQYEHRIKYEDGKTGFIDLLWKGKLLVEQKSAGKDLAIARKEAQEYANCLKLADRPEWLVVSDFQNFEVIKQSDGSEYKFQLSELDKNIDKLGFIGGFTLRMPSASTPVNIKAVELLGDIYDALKDGGYPSHELPSLLVRILFALFSEDTAIFEPEQFRNLIGDFSKDDGSDLGSLLDRFFEVLNTPEDKRQKHISPELAAFPYVNGALFGRRLPNAAMNESMRNALLKAADFDWTQISPAIFGSLFQSVMEGAERRALGAHYTSEDDILKLIKPLFLDDLQAELGTIIADKSSRREAKLDAYHNKIAALKFLDPACGCGNFLIIAYRELRKLETRLLVERYKGQSAGFLDVSLFVKLNVDDMYGIEIEEFPAEIAKVGMWLMDHICNRELAAAFGKAFTRLPLKTSATIVCANALTTDWATVIAPDKCAYIMGNPPFSGARVMSVQQKAELRALFPSNTLSGDMDYVTGWYLKAAAYVDNRPIDCAFVSTNSITQGEQVSILWPIILGRGFKIQFAHRTFKWESEARGAAHVHVVIVGFSKRDRKNKQIFDHDGVGVRVINAQHISPYLIDYPSDTTVRSRTAPLCDVPKIAMGNQPIDNGNYIFTTEEKHQFLLIEPSAAPYFRLFIGTRELLNGSDRWILWLGDCKPSQLKAMPKVVERVEAVRSYRAASKRDQTKAKSSMPTRYMTENIPTCPYMALPEVSSERRIYMPIAYLTPDVFSSNKIRLLPNASLYQFGVLMSLMHNAWMRQVTGRLKSDYQYSIEIVYNNYVWPETATAAQKKAVEVAAQGVLDARANHAGETLANLYDPNLMPADLVKAHQALDRAVDACYRKQPFASEMERVQYLFKLYEQKVAPLAVAAAKKSKKK, encoded by the coding sequence ATGCTTACGAAAGCTGAAATCATTGCTAGAGCTCAGAAGTTCTCAAATGATTGGAAAGATGCAAAAGATGAGATTGCCGAGAAGCAAAGTTTTTGGGATGCGTTATTCCTTGTATATGGCACGCCACGTAAAAATGTTGCGCAATATGAGCATAGAATTAAGTATGAGGATGGGAAAACTGGATTTATAGACTTGTTATGGAAAGGCAAACTACTGGTCGAGCAGAAATCTGCAGGTAAGGACCTCGCAATTGCGCGAAAGGAAGCCCAAGAGTACGCAAACTGTCTCAAGCTAGCAGATCGACCTGAGTGGCTCGTTGTCTCTGACTTTCAAAATTTTGAAGTTATCAAGCAGTCTGATGGCAGTGAATACAAGTTTCAGCTATCCGAACTAGACAAGAATATTGATAAGCTAGGCTTTATAGGCGGCTTTACGCTGCGTATGCCATCTGCTTCAACGCCAGTTAACATCAAAGCTGTTGAGCTGCTTGGTGACATATATGATGCACTTAAAGATGGTGGTTATCCAAGTCATGAATTGCCGTCATTGCTGGTTAGGATACTTTTTGCGTTATTCTCAGAAGACACTGCGATATTCGAGCCGGAGCAGTTTAGAAATTTAATAGGCGATTTCTCGAAGGACGATGGTAGCGATCTTGGGTCGTTGCTCGATAGATTTTTCGAGGTCCTAAACACGCCAGAAGACAAGCGGCAAAAACACATAAGTCCTGAATTGGCTGCGTTCCCGTACGTGAATGGTGCGTTGTTTGGCCGTAGGCTTCCAAATGCTGCAATGAATGAGAGCATGAGGAATGCGCTGCTAAAAGCCGCTGACTTTGATTGGACGCAGATTTCTCCTGCAATATTCGGCTCTCTGTTTCAATCGGTTATGGAAGGGGCTGAGCGACGTGCTTTAGGTGCTCACTACACGTCTGAAGACGACATCTTGAAGCTCATCAAGCCGTTATTCCTTGACGATCTGCAGGCCGAGTTGGGGACGATCATTGCAGATAAAAGCTCGCGCAGGGAAGCGAAGCTTGATGCTTACCACAATAAGATTGCTGCTCTAAAGTTCCTCGATCCAGCATGCGGTTGCGGCAACTTCCTTATCATAGCCTACAGAGAGCTGCGGAAGTTAGAGACAAGGCTGCTTGTTGAGAGGTACAAGGGCCAAAGTGCTGGCTTTCTTGACGTGTCATTGTTCGTAAAATTGAACGTTGATGACATGTATGGGATAGAGATTGAGGAATTTCCAGCGGAGATTGCAAAGGTTGGTATGTGGCTTATGGACCACATATGCAACCGTGAGCTTGCAGCGGCGTTCGGTAAGGCGTTTACAAGGCTCCCACTTAAAACGTCTGCAACTATCGTGTGTGCCAATGCACTCACAACTGATTGGGCGACTGTCATTGCGCCAGATAAATGCGCCTATATCATGGGTAATCCACCGTTTAGCGGCGCACGGGTGATGTCTGTGCAGCAGAAGGCAGAGCTGCGAGCGTTGTTTCCGTCGAATACCCTATCTGGTGATATGGATTATGTCACAGGCTGGTACTTAAAGGCAGCCGCTTATGTAGACAATCGACCTATAGATTGTGCGTTCGTCTCGACCAATTCAATCACCCAAGGTGAGCAGGTCAGTATATTGTGGCCGATAATTCTTGGTCGCGGCTTTAAAATACAGTTTGCTCACCGAACATTTAAATGGGAGAGTGAGGCTCGCGGTGCGGCACATGTTCATGTCGTGATCGTCGGATTTAGCAAGCGAGATAGGAAGAATAAGCAGATATTTGATCATGATGGCGTGGGCGTTCGTGTCATAAATGCGCAGCACATATCCCCGTACCTAATCGATTACCCTTCTGATACCACGGTACGATCGCGCACCGCACCGCTTTGCGACGTGCCGAAAATCGCAATGGGAAATCAACCAATTGATAACGGTAACTACATATTCACCACCGAAGAGAAGCATCAATTTTTGCTAATAGAGCCGAGTGCGGCGCCTTATTTCAGGTTGTTCATTGGCACTAGAGAGCTACTTAATGGCTCGGATAGATGGATATTGTGGCTTGGCGATTGCAAGCCAAGTCAGCTTAAGGCAATGCCAAAGGTCGTTGAACGTGTAGAAGCCGTTCGGAGTTATCGAGCGGCCAGCAAGAGAGATCAGACTAAAGCAAAATCTTCGATGCCAACACGTTATATGACAGAGAACATTCCTACATGCCCCTACATGGCGCTGCCAGAAGTCTCATCTGAACGAAGAATATATATGCCAATTGCATATCTTACGCCAGATGTCTTCTCAAGCAATAAGATAAGACTGCTACCTAACGCGAGCTTGTACCAATTCGGCGTGCTGATGTCTCTTATGCACAATGCGTGGATGCGGCAAGTTACCGGCAGGCTTAAAAGCGATTATCAGTATTCAATTGAGATTGTATATAATAACTATGTATGGCCAGAAACAGCTACGGCGGCGCAGAAGAAGGCGGTAGAGGTTGCCGCACAGGGCGTGCTTGATGCTCGTGCAAATCATGCAGGGGAGACGCTGGCAAACTTGTATGATCCTAACCTAATGCCAGCTGACCTTGTTAAAGCACATCAAGCGTTGGATAGAGCTGTAGATGCTTGCTATCGTAAGCAGCCGTTTGCGTCCGAAATGGAGCGAGTGCAATACCTATTCAAGCTTTATGAGCAGAAGGTTGCGCCACTAGCTGTTGCAGCTGCAAAAAAATCAAAGAAAAAATAA